The Pseudomonadota bacterium DNA window CCTCGTTGTCGTTGTTCGGGTCGAGCGGCAGGACCGCGTTGACGTCGCAGGTCGCCGCGTCCTCGTCGCAGTCCGTGAGCGCGAGGACGTCGTCGCAGCCCGCGCCGTCCGCGAGCCGGATCATCTTGAAGTACTGGTGCGCCGGGCACTCCTCGGAGCGCGTGTCCGGCGAGCCCGTGTCGCAGACGCTCGTCGCCGCGATCACCGTCTGCTCGCTGAAGTTGTCGACGACGGCGCCCGCGATCGTGTTCCCGTCGACGATCTCCCCGTCGAGGCGCGCCCACCAGCGCTGCGTCACGTACGTGTCGCAATTGAGCAGGCCGGTCAGCGTGTTGGTCACGCCGGGCTGCCCGTCCTCGTCCTGATCGCACTCGACCCCGTCGCACTCGCCGCCGCACTCGTTCGTGACGCCGATCTCGGCCGAGTCGTTCGCCGGGAGCGGATCGCACTCCGCGTCGACGTCCGGGTTGCACTCGCCGTTGCAGAGATCGGCGCCGCGAACCTCGTAGACGATGTCCGAAACCCAGGGCGTGCCGGGCTCGCTCGACGCCACGGTCACGTGCCGCTCGTTGATCGCCATGTGATCCACGAAGTTCTGCGACACGCCCGACGTGTTGTTCCCGATCTCGACGCCGCACGCCCGGACCTTCAGCTTGAGCGCGCACAACTCCTCGTGCGCGGTGAGGTTGCCCGCGCCGTCGGTCGTCAGCGTCACGAGGTAGAAGTTGCGCGACGCGGTCCACTGATCGGCGGGCACGAGCGGAATGCCGACCTCCTGGATGATCGTGACGTTGATGAGGGCGCCCCACTTGCCGACGAGATCCGCGCCCGGCCCGGAGTCCGGTCCGGCGTCGAACTCCGTGTCCGAGTCGGTGTCCGAGTCGGTGTCCGTGTCGACATCCGAGTCGGTGTCCGTGTCGGTCGAGCCGCCGTCGAGGCCCGTGCCCTGCTTGCCGCCGCAACCGGCCGCCGCGAGCATCGTGACGAGCGCGAGGATCGGGGCCGTCGTGAAAACGAACCGGGGCGTCGGGATGCGTCGTGTCATCTGCGGTTCCCTTCCTTCGGGGCGTCAGTCGAAGACGACCCCCAACGTGAGCGCCAGGTTCAGGGCGAAACCTCCGAGTTCGTACCCCGGGAAGCCGGGGTTGTTTGTCTGCAGGCCTTGGCCGTCCGCGAGCGGGACCCCGTCGAAGTCCGTGACCGTGTCCGGCACCTCGTCGACGATCCCGCCCTGGTCCGCGCCGATGCGCGACTTGAGCACCGTGAGCTCGATCATCTGCCAGAGCTGAGCCGCGAGATCCGCGGTCACCGTGTGCCCGCGCACGTCGAACCGCCACCCGGCGCCGAGGCTGTACAGGAGCAGGTCGTTATCCACGTAGTTGTACCGGCCGGTCTGCGACGGCATCGGAGACGGGGAGTACGCGGCTCCCGCGCGCAGGGCGAACAGGTCGGTGATCCGCATCTCCGCGCCGGCCCTGACGCTGACCACGTCGTCGAAGCGCGGATCCTGCCAGCTCACCTCCTGCGTGTCGCCCGGCGCGACGGGGTGCGTCCACTGGTTGGCGTGGCGATCGAGGTAGTCGGACCACAGCTCCACGGTGCCGACGAGCTCGGCGGAGAAACGCTTGCGCTCGTAGGAGGCCGAGACGGCGATCTCCTTGGGCTTGTAGCCGAACACGTTCCTGTGGCTCTGCCCGAAGTTCTTCTTGAGCTCTCCGGTGTCCTCGATGTACCGCTCGCCGTTCCACACGCGGATGTCGATGTCGACGTCGACCGCGGTGTACGCCTCGTGGCGGTACACGACGCCGAGGCCGAGGCCGAAGGGCGTGCGGAACGCCAGCCCGACGATGGGCCGCACGATCGGGACGACCCGGCCGCCGGTGTTCAGGTACGAGTAGTCCCACGTGGTGCTCTCGGTGAGGAAGATGCGCGAGTCGAGCGCCATCGCGAGATCGATCTGGAGCGTCAGCCCGGCCGAGAACCAGTCGAGCGGCGAGAACGAGAGCCCGGGGTAGAACGTCATCGCGGAGTCGAACTCGCCGAACCGTTCGAAGTGGAGCCTGTTCGAGAAGTGCTGCTCGCGCTCGTCGTTGTACCATGTCCGTATGGATATGATCCCCGGCAGCGGCGTGGTGAAGCCGAGGCCGACCCGCAGATCCTCGTGGAAGATCGAACCGATCGCGACGATGGACAACAGCATCGTCGGGTCGATATCGGACGTGTCGCCGCGCTCGTGCGTGAACAGGCTCGTCGGCACCGGTCGATCGATGCCCCAACCGGACGGGTGGGACTGGTAGATGGAGTCCGGGATGTCGTAGCCCGCGGGCCTGTCCTTGGGACGGATGTGCAGGAAGCTCGGGCTCACCGAGAACGTCATCCACAGGCCGCCCTCGTGGAAAGACATGAACGCCGGGTTCGCGAGGAGCTGCCCCGGACCTCCGCCCGCGCCGGATCCCGCGCCGCCCATCGCGGCCGAACGCGCCTCGTTCCCGAACCAAGAGAGCGCGCCGGCGGACCTCGCCGGCTTGGGCGTCGCCAGGAGCGCCGTGAGGAGCGCCACCGCGGCGAGGATCTCCCGAGTCGAGCATCTGAAGGCGCACCTCTGCAAAGACAACCTCCACCGCGTCCGCGCCACGCGATAATTCCATAGAGTATGCAAAACGCCAGGCTGAGCGCAACAGCCGCCGACGCCTCGGCACGTCGAAATTGACCAATGCGGTGAAACTGTTTAGTTTTCTAGTGTCGTCGCTGTCGCGCTCGGCGAGGGGTATTTGGGGAATCGATGAGATGTCTTCCGGCACTCCTGATCGCTCTCGTGGTCGCGGTCGCGGCGCCTTGCGCCAGCGGCTCCGCGGACAAGTACGCCGGCCAGTGGAAGCGCGTCTCGGCGAGCACCTCCGTGAAGATCGGGAGCTGGGGAGAGAACTGCGGGCCGGAGCCGAAGTCCTACTCGAACTCGAGCGTTGTCGAGGTCGAGATCGTCGCGCAGGGCAACCACCTCGTGTTCACGAAGGGCGGCCTGCGGACCGACAGGTGCTCCTCGGCCAATCCGCGCTTGATCACGAAGAGCGAGAAGATCACGGGCGCGCGCTGGGAGAGGGTGTGCGAGACCGCCCCCGACGATTCGAAGTACGAACGCGACGAATACTTCTACGTGGCGATCAACGATAACCGTATCGAGTACAAGGTGAAGTCCGACTACGACTGGACGCTCAAGGGCGACCACTGCGTGCTGTCGCTCGAAGAGCGCCGCGTCTTCGAGCGGTCCGGCACGTCCCTCAAGGGCGAGCCCGTCGGCGCGAAGGAGCCTGAGACGCCTGCGCCGAGCCCCGAGCCCGAGGTCGCAGGCGAGGCGCCCCCTGCGTGCGAGCGGCAGGGCGAGATCATGCGGATCCAAGTCTTTCCGAGAGATGCGGAGATCGGTCCGGGCGAACGGATCTGCTTCAAGGCCTCGGGCTTCGACGCGAGCGGGTGCAGGTTCGACGCCGCCGCAGTCTGGCTCGCGCAGCAGAACGGCGTCGAGGTGGGCGGGTTGATGTCGCGCGGCGGATGCTTCCAGGCGGGAGCCACGGCGGCCGAGTCGGAGGGCGGCTACGAGGTGATCGCGATGGCCGAGGGGAAGAAGGCTTCGGCGTCCGTGCGTGTCGTCTTCCCAGATCTGAGCGACCTCCTCCATGTCCGGCTCGATCCCGCGAGAGAGCTCGGAGCGCCGGCGGCCGCGGGCTCCGAGGCCGGAGGGGCTTCGGGCCCGGCCGCGACGAACTCCACTCCGGCGCCGATCGCCGCGCCCGAACCCGCAGGCGCACCGCTGCTGCTCATCCTAGCCGTCTGCTTGGTCATCGTCGTGGCGGCGGGCGTGGTCATCATCGTAATCGTTTTTCGTAAAAGAACAGCCGCGCGCGTGGACGAAGACGACGAAGATGCTGACGGCGGTGCTTGGCCGAAGGCGCCGAAGCAGGACCCCTCGAAGGTCAGCTGTCCCAAGTGCGGGGAGATGCTGCCGGCTGGCTCGCGCTTCTGCCCGCTCGACGGCACGGCGATCGCGTCGCCGGGGAGCTCGCCGAGCGTCCCCCCGCCCGACGCGCCTGGGATGGTCTGCCCCAAGTGCCACAGAGGATACGGCTCCGACGCGCGCTTCTGCCCACACGACTCCGCGAGGCTGGTCCCCTATCCGGAGTGGCGTTCTGGCAGGCGGAGCGGGCGTTGAGCGAAAACGCATTTTAATGCATCAAGATCGATTTTCTTGCAGTACTCTCAGATCGTCGTCCGCGTATGCTCGTCTGTAGGTGAGAACGGCATTTTAAAGCCTGACCACCTTGATTCGATATGGTTGTTTACTTAATATGTGCAGTTGCGTTCGGCTGGTGTGCCTGTGGATGGGCGTAGGGGCACGCCGCTTCGATCGGTAGAGGCGGCAGAACAACCCGAGGAAGTGAAATGAAAATCGTTTGCGAGAATTGCGGCGCCAAGTACTCCATCGCGGATGAAAAGATCAAAGGCAAGATTTTCAAAATCCGCTGCAAGAAGTGCAACGAGTCGATAGTCATTCGCGGCGACGCCCAGGCCGAGGCCGCGGCGGCTGCGCCTCCCATGGCGGCACCGCCCCCGATGCCTGCGGCCGACGTCGGGGCCGACGACGGTGACGCCGAGACGCGCGTGTTCGACTATTCGGGTTACCAGCAAGGTGGCGCGAGCACGGGCGGCGAGGCCGTGTGGCACATCGTCGTCGAGGGCAACCAGCAGGGTCCGTACACGACAGACCAGATCAAGGAGTACCTCGCTGGCGGCAACTTGGACTGGGAGATGTTCATCTGGCGCGAGGGGTTCGACGACTGGAAACCGATTCGCGACGTTGCCGACTTCAGCGGTGGTGCACCGGCGGCGCATGCGCCCGCGGCGGTAGCGGCGGTCGCTGCGAGCCCGTTCGCGGCGGCTCCGGCGGCGGAGAGTGGCGGTGGCTTGTTCGACGCGCCGTCGGGCGGCGGAGGGGGCCTGTTCGACTCCCCGGCGGCGAGTGGCGGGGGTCTGTTCGACGCACCGGCGGGCGGCGGGGGCCTGTTCGACTCGCCGGCAGCGGCGGCGGCGCCGAAGGCCGGCGGCTTGTTCGATGCGAAGCCGACGGGCGGCCTCTTCGGAGGCGGTGCGGCGGCGGCGACCCCCGGCGACGTGTTCTCTTCCGCGGCCTCCTCCGGCGCGGCTGGCGATGCGGGTGGTCTGTTCGGAGGCGGTGGCGGCGGTGCGGCCGGCGGCGGCCTCTTCGACGGCGCTGAAGGCGGCGGGGATCTCTTCGGAGAGAGCCAAGACGCGGAGGCGGGTGGCGGAGGGATCTTCTCGTCGGCCGGCGCGGGTGCGCCCGCGGCCGCGAGCCCGCGCGTGAGCGCCGCCCAATCGATGATGACCGGGCAGCGCAACGAGAACTCGGTGCTGTTCTCGCTGTCCAACCTGCAGGCGCTGGCGAGCTCAGCGGAGGCGCCGGCGGCGAAATCCGGCGGCGGCTTCTCGATGGGCGGCGAGGCGTCCGGCCTCATCGACATCCGCTCGATGGCGAGCTCGATGGGCGGACCCGAGAAGACCGGTCTCGACGATTTGATTTCCATAGGTGGTGGAGGGTTCGCTCCGTCGCTTGGCGCGCCGGTCCTCGCGGCGCAGCACACCGGCATAAGCCTCGGGGCGAAGATCGGGATCATCGGCGGCGGCGTGGCGGTGCTCATCGCGGCCGTCGTCGTGGTGGTCGTGTTGCTGCAGCCGGAGGAGCCCAAGGCCCCGACCGTCAACAACGCCGAGGTGGAGGCGCTCAAGGCCCAGATCGCCGCGCTCATGGCGAAGGGCGGGACCACGCAGGACGTCGCCGCGCTCCAGAACAAGCTCAACCAAGCGGAGCAGGATCAGTCGTCGGGCGGTTCGGAGCAGGACACCGCCGCGGCCGGCAGCGAGAAGGCCGGCGAGACGAAGAAGGCCGGCGAGACGAAGAAGGCCGGCGAGACGAAGAAGGCCGGGAGCGGCGGCGGCGGCGGAACCAAGGACAAGGGTGAGACCAAGGACACGGCGAGCGGCGGCACCGGCGGAAGCTCGGCCGCGAGCACCGACACCGGAACGAAGCCGAAGAAGGGCGGCGTCGACGAGCTCGACGACCTGCTCGGCGGCTCTGGCGGAGGCACCGCGAAGAAGAAGGAAGAGCCCAAGGCAGGGGGGACCACCGGCGGCGGCAGTGCCGGCGGCGGCGGCAGCTTGCCGGCGAAGCTCGAACGCCCCCAGGTTCAGGCGGGGATGAACGCCGTTTCGGGGGCGGTTTCGAAGTGCGGCCAGGGGCAGACCGGCACTGTCACCGTCCAGGCGACGATCGCCCCGACCGGGCGCGTCACGAGCGCGACGACGACCGGCACCTTCGCGGGGACCCCGGCCGGGCTCTGCGCTGCGCGCGCCGTCCGCGGAGCGCGGTTCCCGCAGACGCAGAGCTCGCTCACCGTGACCTACCCCTTCAAGTTCTAGCCGGCGCCCGGCGGAACCGGGCCTCTCGGACGATCAGCTCCGGGCGAGGAACGCGAGGCACGACAGCACGCCGTAACCGGTCGCGCCGCGCGGGCACAACGGCGTCGCGTGCTCCGCGCGCGCCGGTCCGGCGATGTCGACATGGAGCCACGGGATCTCCGCCTTGACAAACCGCTTCAGGAAGAGGCCCGCCGTGATGGTGCCACCGAACCGTCCGCCCTGGTTCTTGATGTCCGCGACGTCGCTGCGTAGATCGCGCTCGAGCTCGTCCGCGAGCGGGAGCCGCCAGGCGAGCTCGCCGGCCGAACCGGCGGCTGTCTCGAAACGCCGTGCGAGGGCGTCGTCTGATGTGAGAAACCCGGCACGGCAAGGGCCGAGCGCGACCGGACAGGAACCGGTCAGGGTCGCGAAATCCACGATCTCGTCCGCGCCGAGCTCGCTGGCGTAGGAGAGCGCGTCGGCGAGGAGCAGCCTCCCTTCGCAGTCGGTGTTGACGATCTCGACGGTCGTGCCGGAGTAGCCCTCGACGACGTCGCCGGGCCGGCTCGCGCCCGGACCGACGCCGTTCTCGGCGAGCGGGATCAGTGCGTGGATTTCGGCGTCCACGCCCAGTTCCGCCGCCGCGCAGACCGCCGCGAGCACGAGCGCGCCGCCGGCCATGTCGGTCTTCATGTCGGACATGGATCTGGCGGGTTTGATGCAGAGCCCGCCGGAGTCGAAGGTCACCCCCTTGCCGACCAGCACGACGCGTCGGCGCGCGCGACGCGTCGGCTTGTACGTCAGGTGGACGAGCCGCGGTTCGACCCCGGAGCCCACCGCGACGGCGAGGACGAGGCGCATACCGCGCCGCTCGAGCTGCGCCGCGTTCCACACGCGGCAGACGAGCTTCTTCTCCCGCGCGATCCGCCTGGCCGTCGCCGCGAACTGTGACGGGCCGAGCGAGCTCGCGGGCTCGTTTACGAGATCCCTGCAGAGGTTGACCGCAGCGGCTCGGGCAGCGGCCTCGTGGAACGCGGCCCGAGCGGCGGATCGTCCGGAGGTCGCGTGGATCCCGACGGCGAACTTGCGGATCTCCGCGCCGGTCGCGGGCTTCGAACGGTGTGCGTCGAACCTGTAGCTCGCGAGGTGCAGCGCCTCGACCGCCCAGCCGAGGAGCTGTGAGGCGTCGGCGTCCACGAAGAGCGCGGCGGTCTTCACCCGTTGCCTGGTCGCGACGACGTACGCCTTTGCCACGGCATCCCTGACCGCCGCCGCAGCTGCCCCACGGTCGCCGAGCCCGATCACCGCGACCCGGCGCGTCCGACCGCCGAGATCGCCGCGCCATTCGAGCACGCGGGCTTCCTGTCCCTTGAACGACTCCTCCGACGCCTGCGCGCGGATGGCGCCATCGCTCCGCCCGTCGAGGTCGTGAAACGCCCGGTTGTCCGCGCCCTCGCGGAAGAGCACGACGACGAGCGCGGCGTCGCACGCATCCATCCGCTTTCCGGTCCATTCGACTCGCATCTTCCCTGCTCCCGCCCCCCGGCGGCCATCCAAGATGCCCGGCGGGTCCCGCTTTGTCAAACGCCGGCGGCGTCCGGCGCCGGCCGCCGGCGGCGCCGCCGCGCGAGGCGATTCCCGGAGCGCCGTTTCGGCGATCCGCTCCTGGCACGCGACGTGCAAAGTGCGTCCGCGTGCTCGTCGCGACGGAGCCGGAGCGGAGGCAAAAAAAAAGGAGACGGAGATTGGAAGCGAAGGAAGAAGGGGAGCCCGCCGCTCGCCGCGTGATGAAGATCTACACGGTGATCGAGAAGCCGGGGGCGAGCAAGGGGATCTGGTTGGAGATCGGGGTCGCCACGGAAAACCGCGACGGCTCGATCTCCGGGAAGCTGGACTGCCTGCCGGTGAGCGGCAGCATCCAGGTGCGACAGTGGGAGCCGCGGCGCTACGACAACGGTGACAGGCGCCGCGCGGACGAGAAGGCCGCGGGGAGCGGCTACAACCAACCGCCGTTCAGGCGGCCAGGAGGAGAGAGATGAAGAAGGCCAACAGCATCGTGATCGCGTTCGTGGTTATGTCGGCAATCTGTGCGGCGGGCGGCGGCGCGCTCGCCGCCGAGGCGGGATCCGCGGCGAACGCCGTCGTGAACATCAACACCGCCACGGTCGCCGAGCTCTCGCTGCTTCCGGGCGTGGGGCCGTCCAAGGCCGAGGCGATCGTGAAGTACCGCGCCGAGAGGCCGTTCAAGCAGGTCGACCAGATCATGCGCGTGAAGGGCATCGGCAAGAAGAGCTTCCAGTCGATGAAGCCCTACCTGGCGGTCGAGGGGCCGACGACGCTCAAGTCCAAGGTCAAGCTGAGCAAGTAGCGATCAGGGTTGGACGCCGGGCAGGGTGCGCTCGAGCAGCGCGGCCAGCTCTTCCGGGAGCTTGTCGAGGAGCTTGAGCCGCGTGTACGCGGGAACGAACGACGGATCCAGGTCGATCGCCTCTCGGAGGTAGCGCAGGGCGCCGCGATCGTTGCCCTGATCGATGTTCGCGACGGCGTATGAGTACGACAGCTCGGCGTCCTTCACCCCCGACTTGTACATCTCGAACGTCACGCCGAACGCCTTGAACACGAAGGCGCCGCCGCGATCCAGGTTCATCCGGACGAGGGCGATCTTGGCCGCCCAGGACTCGTCGATCCCGACACCCTTGACGACCTTGTCGGCCGCGCTCGAGAGCGTGCGATCCGCGTTGCCGCGGTCCCCCTTGGCGCTCTGCGCCTTCGCCTTCAGCTCCGCGATCTCCGCGGCCCAGCAGCCCGCCGTCGGGAACGCCGCCTCCGCGCTCGCGATGACCTCGTCGAACTTTTCCGCCGCGAGATCCCGCTCCATGAGCGCCACGGCGATTCCGGGCTCCTTCGCGTCGGCGCCCTCGGCCAGGGCGGCGTCGAGCTCCGCCGTGGCGCGTTCGGGCGTCTTCGATCGCCTGAAGGCCGCGATGCGCAGGCCGGCGCACTCCGCGCTCTTGCACGGAGCGAGCACCTCCACCGCGCGCTCCGCGAGCCCCATGGCGGTGTACGCATCCGCAAGCGCCGCGAGGATCCCCGTGCCCTCCGGCTCGATCTTCGCGACCTCGTCGAGCTCCCCGACGGCCGCCTCGCGCCCCTCGGTGAGCCAGATCGCGAGCGCCCTGTCCACGCGCGCGCGAAGATCCCCTTCGCTCGCCGCCACCGCCGCGTCCGCGGCCTTCCGCAGCGCGGCGGGCGCGATGTGGCCGCGCATCAACCGCGCCGAGAGCGCCGCGACGCAGGGGACGTCCCGCTTCGCCTTGGACTCGAAGGCGGCCTGGAGTCGGTTCACGCTCCAGGCGTGCCACGCGCGGATGGCGTCCGAGCACGCCTCCTCCTCGAACCGCTCCGCGAGCGCCGAGACCCCCTTCGCGTCGCCCCTGCGCCGCAGCAGATCGTGCATCTCGAGGGCGACCCACTGGAGCCTGGCGTCGATCGAAGCGGGCATCGCCGCCTTCGCGCCCTCGGCGTCGCCGCTCCGTACCGCGAGGATCCAGGCGAGCTCGCCGGAGGCGCCGGGTTTCATCGCGGCGATCGTCTTCGATGCCGCGGCGACGTGGTGCAGGTCCAGGTGGCAGCGGGTCTTGATGCTCGCGATCTCGACGCACTTCCGCTCGTCCGCGGAGGAGAGGATCTCGAGCGCGGCGGCCGGGCCGTCCTCGCGCCTGATCGCGAGCGCGTACCACGCCAGCGTCTTGTCCGACTTCTTCTTGGCGAGGGAGGCGCGCAGGTCGGCGACCGCCTCCTTCGTGTCGCCCGACGCGAGGTTGGTGCGGCCGGAGAGGAGGAAGCCGAAGGCGCCGATGTTCGCCGGCGCGTCGCCGAAGTGCGACTTGAGCGTCGAGATGTCGTCGAGCAGCGCGGCCGCCTGCGCGGGGTCGGCGACCTCGTCCCATTCCGGCAACCGCACGGCGATGGAGCCGAGCGCGCCGATCAGGTCCCCGGGGGAGAGCGTCAGCAGCTCGGCCGAGTACCCCTTCACCGCGAGGATGTCGCCGTCGTCGATCGCGTTCAGGAGCGCGATCTGCGCGGTCGGGAGGTAGTGCGGCGAGCTCTGCCGGAGGTCGGCGATCGCCTTCGCCTCGTCGTCGGCGCGGCCGAGCGCCCGGAACGCCCAGGCGCGAACGAGCCCGAGCCGCGGATCGCCGGGGAACGTCTTGAGCCCCTGGTCGGCGAGCCGGATCGCCTGCTCGTCGCGCCCGTCGAGGTGCTCGGCGCCGGCGCGGGCCGCCAACCCGAGCGCCGTCGTGTCGTTCTCGATGAGCGCGAGCGACGGGGACGCGGCCTGCCGGTACTTGTCCTTCGGGCCGAACAGCTCGGCGAGGAGGACGGAGTGCCACGCGTTGGCGGCCTGAGCGTTCCGGCGGCCGGCATGGCGATCAGCGAGCGCGGCGAGCGCCTTCTCCATCGCGACCAGGCCGTCCATCTCGGCCTTCGATTCGACCGCCGCGGCCTCCTCGATCTTGTTCTCCACGCTGCGGGCGACGAGCCTGTCGTTCGTGAAGACGCCGATGACGGCGAGCAGCAGCACGACGATCGCGACGAAGAGCGGCCACCGGATCTTGCGCCAAAGCCGGACGGATTTGGGCATCGCCAGGACGGGGATGCTCTCCCCGCTCCTGTTCGGGTTCAGCAGCTCGGCACGAGCCTGCACGTCGCGAATGAAGGAGGGTGTGTCGTCGCGACTCTTCTTGTCCCTCCAAGCGGAATCGCGTTCCTGGAAACCCGGCTTGTCGCTTCGACTGCCCATCTCTTGCTTCGTTCACACCTGCCCGGCCGGCCGCCCGTCCCTACTCGCCCTTGTTTTCGGCCCGGCTGCGAATCGCGGCGCCCTCGGTCTCGAGGGTGCGGCGTCTCTCGATGGCGCCGATCCTCGACCTGGCGGAGTCGGGGAAGCTCTTCGCGTCCGCGTGCGCCTCCGCGTACTCGAGGAGCTTCTTCCACGCGTCGTACGCGGCGTCCCAATCGCCGCTCTTTTCCTGCACCACGGCGGTGGCGAACATCGCCTTCGCGTGGAGGACGACGTCCTTGTCCCCGGCGATCGTGGCCGCCGTGTTGAGCGCCGCGACCGCCTCGGGGAATTCGCCGAGCTTCGCCTTCGCCGCGCCGATGAAATAGTACGCCGCCGCCTTGCCGCTCGTCGCTTCCTTGGCCGCCTCGTACTTCTCGAGCGCGCCCTTGGTGTCACCGCTCACGTACAGCTTGTGGCCGGCCGTGAGCATGGCGTCGTAGGAGCTGCCGACCGGCACATCGGCGAGGGCGACGGCCGGGATGGCGACGAGCGCGAGGGCGACGGCGGATGCGCGCAGCATGGATCCTCCTCTACGAAATGGATACGAAAACGTGGACACTATACTCCAAAACACCTTGCCGGGCTACAGGTTACCTCGGTCGAGGAGAACGCGCAGAGCCTCCTCGATGACCGGCGCCCAGTACCGCCAGCCGTGCCCTCCGTCGTACTCCGTGAAGACGTGATCGATGCCCAGCGCCGCCAGGTGGTCGCGGAAGTGCTTCGTCGTGCGGAGGAATTCGGGATCCTCGCGCGACCCGGCCGCGAGGAAGATCCGCTGGTCGAAAGCAGCCTTCCTGCGCTCGGCGATCTCGTAGATGTTGTGCGCGTCGAAGAACTCCTGGTCGCTGCCGTCGCTGAAGACGCGCTCGAGATCCACGAAGAAGCGCATCCGCGAGGTGCGGAGCAGCCGCTTCGCGTCCGCCTCGTCGAGGAGGAGCCCCGAGAGGCTGCCGCACCCGCCGAACAGCTCCGGGTGGCGCATGCCGATCTGCAGCGCGCCGCCGCCGCCCATCGACACGCCGAGGATGACGCGGCGCTCGCGGGTCGGGCGCACGCCGAGGAGCGCCTCGGCCGCGGGGAGCACCTCCTCGAGGATGTAGTCCTCGTAGGGGTGGCTGCCGTCGTGCCAGTTGGTGTAGAAGCCGCGCTCCCCGTCGGGCATGGAGAGGTGGGCCCGCGGGACGCGGCCGCTCTCCATGGCGTCGAGCAGGCGGGCGGAGAGGCCGAACCTGTCGAGGGAGCGGTGATCGTCGCCCATCCCGTGGAGCAGGACGACGATCGGCAGATCGCGCGGATCGACGTCCGGGGCGGCGGGCGCGCGCAGCACCGAGAAGCCGAGCTCCTCGTCCAGGATCTCGGATCGCACCTCGCCGTACTCCAGGCGGGGCTCGGGCGCGGCGCAGGCGCAGAGCGCGGCGGCGAGTATCGGGATGGCCCGCATCGAAGATCCATAGCACGCATTTTTCTCCTCGCGGCGCGAAGGCCGTTGTGTGCCATACATTTGTATGGTATCAGGGATCCAGGTGCCGAGAGGAGGTCCCGCATGTCCCCGAAGACGCCGCCCGGTCAGACGAGACGCCAGGTCCTGAAGTTCGTCCGCGAACGCCTGCTCGCCGGTCGGCCGCCCACCGTGCGCGAGGTCCAGGAGGCGTTCCGCTTCCGCTCCGTGCAGTCGGCCCGGGAGCACCTCGAGGGGCTCGTGGCCGAGGGCAAGCTGGTCAAGGAGAGCGGCGTCGCCCGCGGATACCGGCTGCCG harbors:
- a CDS encoding zinc-ribbon domain-containing protein gives rise to the protein MKIVCENCGAKYSIADEKIKGKIFKIRCKKCNESIVIRGDAQAEAAAAAPPMAAPPPMPAADVGADDGDAETRVFDYSGYQQGGASTGGEAVWHIVVEGNQQGPYTTDQIKEYLAGGNLDWEMFIWREGFDDWKPIRDVADFSGGAPAAHAPAAVAAVAASPFAAAPAAESGGGLFDAPSGGGGGLFDSPAASGGGLFDAPAGGGGLFDSPAAAAAPKAGGLFDAKPTGGLFGGGAAAATPGDVFSSAASSGAAGDAGGLFGGGGGGAAGGGLFDGAEGGGDLFGESQDAEAGGGGIFSSAGAGAPAAASPRVSAAQSMMTGQRNENSVLFSLSNLQALASSAEAPAAKSGGGFSMGGEASGLIDIRSMASSMGGPEKTGLDDLISIGGGGFAPSLGAPVLAAQHTGISLGAKIGIIGGGVAVLIAAVVVVVVLLQPEEPKAPTVNNAEVEALKAQIAALMAKGGTTQDVAALQNKLNQAEQDQSSGGSEQDTAAAGSEKAGETKKAGETKKAGETKKAGSGGGGGTKDKGETKDTASGGTGGSSAASTDTGTKPKKGGVDELDDLLGGSGGGTAKKKEEPKAGGTTGGGSAGGGGSLPAKLERPQVQAGMNAVSGAVSKCGQGQTGTVTVQATIAPTGRVTSATTTGTFAGTPAGLCAARAVRGARFPQTQSSLTVTYPFKF
- a CDS encoding helix-hairpin-helix domain-containing protein; protein product: MKKANSIVIAFVVMSAICAAGGGALAAEAGSAANAVVNINTATVAELSLLPGVGPSKAEAIVKYRAERPFKQVDQIMRVKGIGKKSFQSMKPYLAVEGPTTLKSKVKLSK
- a CDS encoding zinc ribbon domain-containing protein, whose protein sequence is MRCLPALLIALVVAVAAPCASGSADKYAGQWKRVSASTSVKIGSWGENCGPEPKSYSNSSVVEVEIVAQGNHLVFTKGGLRTDRCSSANPRLITKSEKITGARWERVCETAPDDSKYERDEYFYVAINDNRIEYKVKSDYDWTLKGDHCVLSLEERRVFERSGTSLKGEPVGAKEPETPAPSPEPEVAGEAPPACERQGEIMRIQVFPRDAEIGPGERICFKASGFDASGCRFDAAAVWLAQQNGVEVGGLMSRGGCFQAGATAAESEGGYEVIAMAEGKKASASVRVVFPDLSDLLHVRLDPARELGAPAAAGSEAGGASGPAATNSTPAPIAAPEPAGAPLLLILAVCLVIVVAAGVVIIVIVFRKRTAARVDEDDEDADGGAWPKAPKQDPSKVSCPKCGEMLPAGSRFCPLDGTAIASPGSSPSVPPPDAPGMVCPKCHRGYGSDARFCPHDSARLVPYPEWRSGRRSGR
- a CDS encoding outer membrane protein transport protein codes for the protein MQRCAFRCSTREILAAVALLTALLATPKPARSAGALSWFGNEARSAAMGGAGSGAGGGPGQLLANPAFMSFHEGGLWMTFSVSPSFLHIRPKDRPAGYDIPDSIYQSHPSGWGIDRPVPTSLFTHERGDTSDIDPTMLLSIVAIGSIFHEDLRVGLGFTTPLPGIISIRTWYNDEREQHFSNRLHFERFGEFDSAMTFYPGLSFSPLDWFSAGLTLQIDLAMALDSRIFLTESTTWDYSYLNTGGRVVPIVRPIVGLAFRTPFGLGLGVVYRHEAYTAVDVDIDIRVWNGERYIEDTGELKKNFGQSHRNVFGYKPKEIAVSASYERKRFSAELVGTVELWSDYLDRHANQWTHPVAPGDTQEVSWQDPRFDDVVSVRAGAEMRITDLFALRAGAAYSPSPMPSQTGRYNYVDNDLLLYSLGAGWRFDVRGHTVTADLAAQLWQMIELTVLKSRIGADQGGIVDEVPDTVTDFDGVPLADGQGLQTNNPGFPGYELGGFALNLALTLGVVFD
- a CDS encoding esterase family protein; translation: MRAIPILAAALCACAAPEPRLEYGEVRSEILDEELGFSVLRAPAAPDVDPRDLPIVVLLHGMGDDHRSLDRFGLSARLLDAMESGRVPRAHLSMPDGERGFYTNWHDGSHPYEDYILEEVLPAAEALLGVRPTRERRVILGVSMGGGGALQIGMRHPELFGGCGSLSGLLLDEADAKRLLRTSRMRFFVDLERVFSDGSDQEFFDAHNIYEIAERRKAAFDQRIFLAAGSREDPEFLRTTKHFRDHLAALGIDHVFTEYDGGHGWRYWAPVIEEALRVLLDRGNL
- a CDS encoding leucyl aminopeptidase; amino-acid sequence: MRVEWTGKRMDACDAALVVVLFREGADNRAFHDLDGRSDGAIRAQASEESFKGQEARVLEWRGDLGGRTRRVAVIGLGDRGAAAAAVRDAVAKAYVVATRQRVKTAALFVDADASQLLGWAVEALHLASYRFDAHRSKPATGAEIRKFAVGIHATSGRSAARAAFHEAAARAAAVNLCRDLVNEPASSLGPSQFAATARRIAREKKLVCRVWNAAQLERRGMRLVLAVAVGSGVEPRLVHLTYKPTRRARRRVVLVGKGVTFDSGGLCIKPARSMSDMKTDMAGGALVLAAVCAAAELGVDAEIHALIPLAENGVGPGASRPGDVVEGYSGTTVEIVNTDCEGRLLLADALSYASELGADEIVDFATLTGSCPVALGPCRAGFLTSDDALARRFETAAGSAGELAWRLPLADELERDLRSDVADIKNQGGRFGGTITAGLFLKRFVKAEIPWLHVDIAGPARAEHATPLCPRGATGYGVLSCLAFLARS